A section of the Roseovarius sp. W115 genome encodes:
- the secE gene encoding preprotein translocase subunit SecE: MAVTNPLQFIQQVRAEVAKVVWPTRREVLLTTIMVFIMAALTAVFFALVDLLIRSGLEGLLGLFG; this comes from the coding sequence ATGGCCGTCACCAACCCGCTTCAGTTTATCCAGCAAGTTCGCGCAGAAGTTGCCAAAGTTGTTTGGCCAACCCGGCGCGAGGTTTTGCTAACCACGATCATGGTGTTCATCATGGCGGCCCTGACGGCCGTGTTTTTTGCCTTGGTGGATCTCTTGATCCGTAGCGGGCTTGAGGGGCTTTTGGGGCTCTTCGGCTAA
- the nusG gene encoding transcription termination/antitermination protein NusG, with protein sequence MAKRWYSVSVLSNFEKKIAEQIRQSVADQGLEDEIDEVLVPTEEVIEVRRGKKVTTERRFMPGYVLVHMEMSDQGYHLVNSINKVTGFLGPQGRPMPMRDAEVQGILGRVEEGAEAPKLLISFEVGEKVKVNDGPFEDFDGMVEEVDEDNQRLKVTVSIFGRETPVELEYTQVTKQT encoded by the coding sequence ATGGCAAAACGGTGGTACTCAGTGAGCGTTCTCTCGAATTTCGAGAAGAAAATCGCAGAGCAAATCCGTCAATCCGTGGCCGATCAGGGCCTTGAGGACGAGATCGACGAAGTGCTTGTGCCGACCGAAGAGGTGATCGAGGTGCGGCGCGGCAAGAAGGTCACGACCGAGCGGCGGTTCATGCCGGGCTATGTGCTGGTGCATATGGAAATGTCGGACCAGGGCTATCACCTGGTGAACTCAATCAACAAAGTCACCGGGTTCCTTGGACCACAAGGCCGTCCGATGCCGATGCGCGATGCGGAAGTGCAGGGGATCCTGGGCCGTGTGGAAGAGGGGGCCGAGGCGCCGAAGCTGCTGATCAGTTTCGAGGTTGGTGAGAAGGTCAAGGTCAACGATGGTCCGTTCGAGGATTTCGATGGCATGGTCGAGGAAGTCGACGAGGACAATCAGCGTCTGAAGGTGACGGTCTCGATCTTTGGTCGTGAGACGCCGGTAGAGCTGGAATACACGCAGGTGACGAAGCAAACCTGA
- a CDS encoding DUF3179 domain-containing (seleno)protein, whose translation MATTFGSTPRLLILASLMMLFALWSTAVRAEQPAALPDYVVEQFGQPPAIPDGDLSADLKAAAKMAFVDSIEGSTWGTDQEVALRTLAASKDPRLAWPISDLMRFAPGQALNVQLANAAATLLEIDMPTENHWGVITDHLIAWDVPAPPDYLSAKRAIFTGIIPGWDKIFVEGDIDWRMVSWGGVLIDDRAYDATDEQCNCIPAADNPEVSSAAEATWLKDSDIVFGVVVNGEARAYPRRIMEVREMVNDTLGGRDLGIPYCTLCGAAQAYFTDDVPVGVERPVLRTSGLLIRSNKVMYDVRTHSVFDTFLGHAVTGPLAKKGVKLEQAGVVTTDWGTWKTAHPETTVLVEELALGRDFDFRNGRDANGPIFPVGDVDPRLPVHEDIIGIVTASGKPVAFQRSKAMAALQGGNEIAVDNVRLTLDGGGIKAVDANGADLGSHQAFWFAWSQFHPTTELWEG comes from the coding sequence ATGGCAACTACATTTGGCTCAACGCCGCGTCTCTTGATCCTTGCGTCGCTGATGATGCTCTTCGCTCTCTGGTCCACAGCGGTGCGTGCCGAACAGCCAGCCGCGCTGCCGGACTATGTGGTTGAGCAGTTTGGTCAGCCGCCTGCCATTCCGGATGGTGACTTGTCAGCGGACTTGAAGGCCGCCGCGAAGATGGCGTTTGTCGACAGTATCGAAGGGTCGACATGGGGTACGGATCAGGAAGTGGCCTTGCGCACGTTGGCTGCTTCAAAAGACCCGCGCCTTGCCTGGCCCATCAGCGACCTGATGCGCTTTGCCCCCGGACAAGCGCTCAATGTGCAGCTTGCAAATGCAGCAGCGACATTGCTTGAAATTGATATGCCCACTGAAAACCATTGGGGCGTTATAACCGATCACCTGATTGCGTGGGATGTGCCTGCGCCGCCGGATTACCTGAGTGCAAAACGGGCCATTTTCACCGGGATTATTCCCGGCTGGGACAAGATTTTTGTCGAAGGTGACATTGACTGGCGGATGGTGTCCTGGGGCGGCGTGCTGATTGATGACCGCGCCTATGACGCCACCGATGAGCAGTGCAACTGCATTCCGGCGGCGGATAACCCAGAGGTCAGCAGCGCGGCAGAGGCCACCTGGCTCAAGGATAGCGACATTGTCTTTGGCGTGGTCGTGAACGGTGAGGCGCGGGCCTATCCGCGTCGCATCATGGAAGTGCGCGAAATGGTCAACGATACCCTGGGCGGTCGTGATCTTGGTATTCCCTACTGCACTTTGTGCGGCGCGGCTCAGGCGTACTTTACCGATGACGTGCCTGTCGGTGTAGAGCGCCCGGTTTTGCGGACATCGGGGCTTTTGATCCGGTCCAATAAGGTCATGTATGACGTGCGTACGCATTCGGTGTTTGACACGTTCCTGGGTCACGCTGTGACAGGGCCCTTGGCCAAGAAGGGTGTGAAATTGGAACAAGCAGGTGTCGTGACCACTGACTGGGGCACGTGGAAGACAGCACATCCCGAGACAACCGTTTTGGTAGAAGAGCTTGCTCTTGGTCGGGATTTTGATTTTCGCAATGGGCGTGATGCCAACGGACCGATCTTCCCGGTGGGTGATGTCGATCCGCGTCTGCCGGTGCATGAAGACATTATCGGCATTGTCACGGCGTCAGGCAAACCTGTTGCCTTCCAGCGCAGCAAGGCGATGGCGGCGCTGCAGGGCGGCAACGAAATCGCAGTGGACAACGTGCGCCTGACGCTTGATGGCGGTGGGATCAAGGCGGTGGATGCGAATGGCGCTGACCTTGGCAGCCATCAGGCCTTCTGGTTTGCTTGGTCTCAGTTTCATCCAACGACTGAACTCTGGGAGGGGTGA
- the rplK gene encoding 50S ribosomal protein L11, whose product MAKKLAGTMKLQVPAGQANPSPPVGPALGQRGINIMEFCKAFNAKTQDMEPGAPCPTVITYYQDKSFEMDIKTPPASYYLKKAAKLKSGANAPGRETVASVSAKQLREIAEAKWKDLNANDVEAAMKIIAGSARSMGIEVK is encoded by the coding sequence ATGGCCAAGAAACTTGCTGGCACCATGAAGCTTCAGGTGCCTGCCGGACAAGCAAACCCATCCCCGCCGGTCGGTCCGGCGCTGGGTCAGCGCGGCATCAACATCATGGAATTCTGCAAGGCGTTCAACGCCAAGACGCAAGACATGGAGCCCGGTGCGCCGTGCCCCACCGTGATCACCTATTATCAGGACAAGTCCTTTGAAATGGACATCAAGACGCCACCTGCGTCTTACTACCTGAAAAAAGCGGCCAAGTTGAAATCCGGTGCAAACGCGCCCGGTCGTGAAACTGTCGCCTCGGTCTCGGCCAAGCAGCTGCGTGAAATCGCAGAAGCCAAGTGGAAGGACCTGAACGCAAATGACGTCGAAGCCGCGATGAAGATCATTGCCGGTTCTGCACGCTCCATGGGCATTGAGGTGAAGTAA
- the rplA gene encoding 50S ribosomal protein L1, with amino-acid sequence MAKLGKRTKAAREAFAGKENVTIEEAVALVKGNANAKFDETVEIAVNLGVDPRHADQMVRGVVGLPNGTGKDVRVAVFARGPKADEAKEAGADIVGAEDLMETVQGGKIDFDRCIATPDMMPIVGRLGKVLGPRNLMPNPKVGTVTMDVADAVKAAKGGEVQFKAEKAGVVHAGIGKASFDEGKLVENVRAFVEAVQKAKPSGAKGAYMKKIALSSTMGPGVSIDVAGAVGE; translated from the coding sequence ATGGCAAAGCTTGGAAAACGCACAAAAGCGGCGCGTGAAGCGTTCGCGGGCAAAGAAAACGTCACCATCGAAGAGGCGGTGGCGCTGGTCAAAGGCAATGCCAACGCGAAGTTCGACGAAACTGTCGAGATTGCGGTGAACCTTGGGGTTGATCCCCGGCACGCGGATCAGATGGTGCGCGGTGTGGTTGGCCTTCCGAATGGCACAGGCAAGGATGTGCGCGTGGCGGTTTTCGCCCGTGGCCCCAAGGCCGATGAAGCGAAAGAGGCCGGTGCAGATATCGTCGGTGCCGAGGACCTGATGGAAACGGTGCAAGGCGGCAAGATCGACTTTGACCGCTGCATCGCCACACCAGACATGATGCCCATCGTGGGTCGTCTGGGTAAGGTACTAGGCCCACGTAACCTGATGCCGAACCCCAAGGTGGGCACGGTGACCATGGATGTGGCCGATGCCGTGAAAGCGGCCAAGGGCGGCGAAGTGCAGTTCAAAGCCGAAAAGGCTGGGGTTGTGCATGCCGGGATTGGCAAGGCGTCGTTCGATGAAGGCAAGCTTGTTGAAAACGTCCGTGCTTTTGTAGAAGCCGTGCAGAAAGCAAAGCCATCTGGCGCCAAAGGGGCCTACATGAAAAAGATCGCCCTGAGCTCGACCATGGGTCCGGGCGTGAGCATCGATGTAGCAGGTGCCGTTGGCGAATAA
- the rplJ gene encoding 50S ribosomal protein L10 — translation MDRAQKEKVVEELGQIFESSGVVVVAHYAGLTVTEMQDLRARAREADASVRVAKNRLAKIALDGKPCASIADYLSGMTVLTFSEDPVAAAKVAEGFAKDNKKFEILGGAMGENALDRKGVEDVSKMPSREELIASIVGCIGAPASNIAGAIGAPASNIASILSSVEEKAEAA, via the coding sequence GTGGATAGAGCCCAGAAAGAGAAAGTGGTCGAGGAACTCGGCCAGATCTTCGAAAGCTCTGGCGTCGTCGTGGTAGCCCACTACGCAGGCCTTACAGTTACCGAAATGCAGGATCTTCGTGCCCGCGCCCGCGAGGCCGATGCATCCGTACGCGTTGCCAAAAACAGGCTCGCCAAGATAGCCCTTGATGGAAAGCCATGCGCCAGCATTGCGGACTATCTGTCGGGCATGACTGTTCTGACCTTTTCGGAAGACCCTGTGGCAGCAGCCAAGGTCGCCGAAGGGTTCGCCAAGGATAACAAGAAGTTTGAAATTCTTGGCGGGGCTATGGGTGAGAACGCATTGGACCGCAAAGGCGTCGAAGACGTGTCGAAAATGCCATCTCGCGAGGAGCTTATTGCCTCCATCGTGGGCTGCATCGGCGCACCTGCTTCGAACATCGCCGGGGCCATTGGCGCACCTGCTTCGAACATCGCGAGCATTCTGTCATCCGTCGAGGAAAAGGCAGAAGCGGCATAG
- the rplL gene encoding 50S ribosomal protein L7/L12 — MADLKKLAEEIVGLTLLEAQELKTILKDEYGIEPAAGGAVMVAGAAGGDAGGAGGGEEQTEFDVILKSAGASKINVIKEVRAITGLGLKEAKDLVEAGGKAVKEGVDKAEADDIKGKLEAAGAEVELK; from the coding sequence ATGGCTGATCTGAAAAAACTCGCTGAAGAGATCGTTGGTCTGACGCTTCTCGAAGCACAAGAACTGAAAACCATTCTGAAAGACGAATACGGCATCGAGCCCGCCGCGGGCGGGGCTGTGATGGTTGCCGGTGCAGCAGGCGGTGACGCCGGTGGCGCAGGCGGCGGTGAAGAGCAAACCGAATTTGACGTGATCCTGAAATCGGCCGGTGCGTCGAAGATCAACGTCATCAAAGAGGTGCGCGCGATCACGGGTCTTGGTCTGAAAGAAGCCAAGGATCTTGTTGAAGCCGGCGGCAAAGCTGTCAAAGAAGGCGTCGACAAAGCCGAAGCAGACGACATCAAAGGCAAGCTGGAAGCAGCTGGCGCTGAGGTCGAACTCAAGTAA